The Acinetobacter wuhouensis genome includes the window ACATTGAGAAGTTGTTGTATTTGTTGATCAGATGCAGGTGCTGCAAAAGTTAGATTTGCTGTCAGACATGAACCGATTAAAAAAAGCTGTGGCAATAATTTCATAAAATACCTGAGTGATTGAACGTCATCTTGATTGAATTTACAAAGGTCTTAAGGTTGAGTTGGGAGAATTGGTTTGAGTATGGCTTCCATTTTGGCTTTGAGTACTTTTTGGTTTTCAGGTTTGAGCATTTGTTTCTGAGAGAATAAGGTTGTTTCCTGTAATATCTCAGTCATTAAACTATTCGTTTTATTATTGATGGATTGTCCGAGTGGCGTGCTTAAAAAAGCAATGTTGGCTTGGACTTCTTCTTCAGTAAAAGTCTTTTTGAACAATGCTTTAAACATATTTGTAAATTCAGGATTGGTGACGAGATTTTGCTGTACTTCTGTATATAGCGCACTGATTTGTAAGACTGCATTTTGCTGTTCAATATTCAGTGTCTGAGCACCTGTAATTTGACGGACAAGGTCTTCAGCTTGCTCATCAAAGTAAGGTTGCATATCTCGAGTACTTTGTTTAAAAATTTCTGAGATATTAGAAAGTTGTATAAGTTTATCGACACTTTTATCGGTCGCAACTGTCGCAAAAGCCGTAGATTGAATTCCCCAGATGAAACATGTAAACAGCATTGGTGCTAAGATTCGTGTTATTTTCATTATTCAACTCAAAATAAAAAAGCACCCTAATCATAGGATGCTTTTTCATTAAGATACAAGTTGTATCTTTCTAAATCTCGGGTTAGTTCGCAGTAGCATCAACCACTGGAATTTTTCCAATTTTTGCTTGCCAGATTTTAGGTGCAATGGCGTGGATAGATGTACCATTGACATCCACAGCAACAGATACAGGCATGTCTTGTACTTTGAATTTGTAAATAGCTTCCATACCCAAGTCAGCAAATGCAACGACTTTAGCTTCACGGATTGCTTTAGATACAAGGTAAGCCGCACCACCTACAGCCATCAAATAAGTTGCTTTGTTGTCTTTGATTGCTTCAACCGCAGCAGGACCACGATCCGCTTTACCAATCATACCGAACATACCGGTTGCTTCTAAGACTTGGCGAGTGAACTTATCCATACGTGTTGCAGTCGTAGGACCAGCAGGACCAACAACTTCATCACCCACAGGATCTACTGGACCAACGTAGTAAATAAATTTACCTTTAAGGTCGACAGGAAGCTGTTCACCTTTATTCAACATATCAACCATACGTTTGTGCGCAGCGTCACGACCTGTATAGATTGTTCCGTTTAAAAGCAATGTATCACCTGGTTGCCAAGTGTTCATTTCTTCTTGAGTGATGTTGTCTAGGTCAACACGTTTAGATTGTGAAGAATCCCAAGTCACTTCAGGATAGTCAGAAAGTTTAGGTGCTTGAATGTGTGCAACGCCTGAACCATCTAATTGGAAATGAGCGTGACGAGTTGCAGCACAGTTCGGGATCATACCGACTGGTTTACCCGCAGCGTGGCAAGGGTAGTCTTTGATTTTAATATCAAGAACTGTGGTTAAACCACCAAGACCTTGCGCACCAATACCCAGCGCATTCACTTTTTCGAAGATTTCAATACGAAGTTCTTCAAGTTTGCTTTGTGGACCACGGCGAAGTAATTCGTCCATATCCAACTCTTCCATCAATGCTTCTTTAGCAAGCATCATGGCCTTTTCAGCAGTACCACCAATACCGATACCCAACATACCAGGCGGACACCAACCTGCACCCATTGTTGGAACAGTTTTAAGTACCCAATCCACGATTGAATCTGATGGGTTTAACATAGCAAGTTTAGATTTGTTTTCTGAACCGCCACCCTTAGCTGCAACAGTAATATCTACTTTGTTACCAGGAACAAGTTTGTGATAAATCACAGCAGGGGTGTTGTCTTTGGTATTCTTACGACCAAATGCAGGATCAGCAAGAACCGATGCACGTAGAATATTTGAATTTTCTAGGTAGCCTTGGCGTACACCTTCGTTAATCGCATCGTCTAAGCTCATGGTTAAATCAAATTTAACATCCATGCCCACTTCAACGAATACGTTCACAATACCAGTATCTTGACAGATTGGACGATGACCTTCTGCACACATACGTGAGTTAATTAAGATTTGTGCAATTGCATCCTTGGCAGCTTTGTTCTCTTCACGATCATAAGCACGGCTCATCGCTTGGATGAAGTCTTGTGGGTGATAGTAAGAAATGAACTGAAGCGCATCCTTGACCGATGTGATCAAGTCATCTTGCTTGATAATAGTTGTCATATCGAAAATCTCTTGAGCGGGCTGATAGCTAGCGGGCTAAATTATACGTGATAATCCAAGTTTTGTCGGCACTTTGCTTAAGATTTGGTCTAAAGTTTAATAAATTACATCAGGCAATTTTTTGTCATATTTCAGCGTGAAAATCGTGAATATCTGTCGTATAAAAGCGGGATTTTGAAATATTAATGATTTATTTTAGAAATAATTAATTTATAAGTATTTGAATATTAATAATTAATTTTATTAATATAGTAAATTTTCTAAATATGACATCATTGTCATATATTTGTCATAAAACTTTCACATAATAAGCCTGTCCAAAAATGAGTAATGAAATATGACAATTTCGAGTATCTTAATGGTTGTGGGCTTTAGCGTTTATATTGCAGCAACTTGGATGTACGGTCAGAAAGAAGATCAAGTCTAACGCTTTATCTTCTTTTTTATGTTTCAAAATTTTTAAATACAACAATAAATACTTTCCCGATTTATACTGATCATAAAAATTATTCCTCTGTTTTCGACTATGATAGATCAAACTTATCTTTCTGAAAATATTATTGAAATTTACAAAAAACATGGTCATGCATGGACTGAACTACGTGGAGAATATCTTTATGAGCAAGCATGGCTTGACCGATTTTTAGCTTTACTTCCGCAAAATTCTAATATTCTAGATTTAGGCTGCGGTTCAGGCAAACCAATTGCCCAATATTTGATTGAAAAAGGACATAAAGTTACAGGTGTAGATGCATCCGACTGTATGATCACAATGGCACAGCAGAATTTTTCATCACACTCTTTTTCCAATTTGCATTGGATAAACGCAGATATGCGAACTTTGGAATTAAAGCAAAAGTTTCAAGGGATGATTGCGTGGGATAGTTTTTTTCATCTCACACCAAATGATCAGCGTACGATGTTCCAGCAATTTACAAAATTTTCAGAACAGGGCACAGCTTTAATGTTCACAAGTGGTCCTGCGCATGGTGAAGCAGTTGGTGATCTGTTTGGTGATGCTTTGTATCATGCCAGTTTGTCACTAGAAGAATATCGTGAATTATTCCAAATTTACGGTTTCGAG containing:
- a CDS encoding DUF2059 domain-containing protein; its protein translation is MKITRILAPMLFTCFIWGIQSTAFATVATDKSVDKLIQLSNISEIFKQSTRDMQPYFDEQAEDLVRQITGAQTLNIEQQNAVLQISALYTEVQQNLVTNPEFTNMFKALFKKTFTEEEVQANIAFLSTPLGQSINNKTNSLMTEILQETTLFSQKQMLKPENQKVLKAKMEAILKPILPTQP
- a CDS encoding fumarate hydratase; translation: MTTIIKQDDLITSVKDALQFISYYHPQDFIQAMSRAYDREENKAAKDAIAQILINSRMCAEGHRPICQDTGIVNVFVEVGMDVKFDLTMSLDDAINEGVRQGYLENSNILRASVLADPAFGRKNTKDNTPAVIYHKLVPGNKVDITVAAKGGGSENKSKLAMLNPSDSIVDWVLKTVPTMGAGWCPPGMLGIGIGGTAEKAMMLAKEALMEELDMDELLRRGPQSKLEELRIEIFEKVNALGIGAQGLGGLTTVLDIKIKDYPCHAAGKPVGMIPNCAATRHAHFQLDGSGVAHIQAPKLSDYPEVTWDSSQSKRVDLDNITQEEMNTWQPGDTLLLNGTIYTGRDAAHKRMVDMLNKGEQLPVDLKGKFIYYVGPVDPVGDEVVGPAGPTTATRMDKFTRQVLEATGMFGMIGKADRGPAAVEAIKDNKATYLMAVGGAAYLVSKAIREAKVVAFADLGMEAIYKFKVQDMPVSVAVDVNGTSIHAIAPKIWQAKIGKIPVVDATAN
- a CDS encoding class I SAM-dependent DNA methyltransferase; this translates as MIDQTYLSENIIEIYKKHGHAWTELRGEYLYEQAWLDRFLALLPQNSNILDLGCGSGKPIAQYLIEKGHKVTGVDASDCMITMAQQNFSSHSFSNLHWINADMRTLELKQKFQGMIAWDSFFHLTPNDQRTMFQQFTKFSEQGTALMFTSGPAHGEAVGDLFGDALYHASLSLEEYRELFQIYGFEEVLMIAEDQDCTGHTVWLVRKIRD